A portion of the Stigmatella aurantiaca DW4/3-1 genome contains these proteins:
- the rpoC gene encoding DNA-directed RNA polymerase subunit beta': MKDIFNFFEKPKDPLSFNAIRIALASPDKIRQWSHGEVKKPETINYRTFKPERDGLFCARIFGPVKDYECNCGKYKRMKHRGVVCEKCGVEVIQSKVRRERLGHITLATPVAHIWFLKSLPSRIGNLLDITLKDLEKVLYCESYIVLDPKATPLLKGELLSEEKMHRLFQEHGEDSFTAGMGGEAVREMMKSIDIEKLSEDLRRDMRETNSEAKRKKYAKRLKVAEAFRVSGNRPEWMMLDVIPVIPPDLRPLVPLDGGRFATSDLNDLYRRVINRNNRLKRLQELNAPDIIIRNEKRMLQEAVDALFDNGRRGKTITGPNKRPLKSLSDMLKGKQGRFRQNLLGKRVDYSGRSVIVVGPELKLHQCGLPKIMALELFKPFIYNKLEEKGYVTTIKSAKKMVEKERPEVWDILEDVIREHPVLLNRAPTLHRLGMQAFEPVLIEGKAIQLHPLVCAAFNADFDGDQMAVHVPLSIEAQMEARVLMMSTNNILSPAHGKPIIVPTQDMVLGIYYMTRAREFAHGEGRVFASPEEVRAAYDHGEVHLQAKVVCRINGKRKETTVGRVLLWDIVPRKVGFDAINKVLDKKSLGSLIDLCYRLTGEKETVLLADRIRSLGYTNATRAGISIALKDMVIPAKKQEFLDYANKEVAEIENQYLEGLITDGERYNKVIDIWAEITEKVASEMMQQISQEEASGEGKEGKRETRKQPSFNPIYIMADSGARGSAQQIRQLAGMRGLMAKPSGEIIETPITANFREGLSVLQYFISTHGARKGLADTALKTANSGYLTRRLVDVAQDAIINEYDCGTMDGLFIGSLVEGGEIIEPLGERILGRVALDDILDPVTGEVLVRANEEIDEDRVRRIENSGLDKVKIRSVLTCQAKRGICVECYGRDLARGRKVSIGEAVGVIAAQSIGEPGTQLTMRTFHIGGTATRRAEQSSLENRYSGTVKFAGLITVQKTDGTLVAMNRNGELVVVDDSGRERERYQVIYGARILVKEGQRLEAGTLLAEWDPFAIPLLTEVGGVVRYEDIIEGVTMSEALDEVTGLSRKTVIESKDPEARPRITIRDANGNVKELPSSRNPASYFLPQGSIITVNDGDEIHPGEVIAKVPRETTKTKDITGGLPRVAELFEARKPKDAAAIAEIDGVVSFGKDTKGKRKLIITPEVNNEARTDLAKEYLISKGKNISVHSGDRVKAGEALMDGSANPHDILKVLGEKELARYLVDEVQEVYRLQGVKINDKHIETIVRQMLRRVRVTEVGDTNFLVDEQVEKWVFEEENEKVMSEGKRPAVGEPLLLGITKASLSTESFISASSFQETTKVLTEAAINGKVDYLRGLKENVIMGRLIPAGTGLPNYRHLDIEVESPTDEVNEMEAALAATHGDSSSMQSLSSRSEGTQTSGAA, encoded by the coding sequence GTGAAGGACATTTTCAACTTCTTCGAGAAGCCGAAGGACCCGCTGTCGTTTAACGCCATTCGCATCGCGCTGGCGTCGCCGGACAAGATCCGGCAGTGGTCTCACGGCGAGGTGAAGAAGCCGGAGACCATCAACTACCGCACCTTCAAGCCGGAGCGGGACGGTCTCTTCTGCGCCCGCATCTTCGGGCCGGTGAAGGACTACGAGTGCAACTGCGGCAAGTACAAGCGCATGAAGCACCGCGGCGTGGTGTGTGAGAAGTGCGGCGTGGAGGTCATCCAGTCCAAGGTGCGCCGTGAGCGCCTGGGCCACATCACCTTGGCCACGCCCGTGGCCCACATCTGGTTCCTCAAGTCGCTGCCGAGCCGCATCGGCAACCTGCTCGACATCACCCTGAAGGATCTGGAGAAGGTGCTCTATTGCGAGAGCTACATCGTCCTGGATCCCAAGGCGACGCCGCTGCTCAAGGGTGAGCTGCTCTCCGAGGAGAAGATGCACCGGCTCTTCCAGGAGCACGGTGAGGACTCCTTCACCGCCGGCATGGGCGGCGAGGCCGTCCGCGAGATGATGAAGTCCATCGACATCGAGAAGCTGTCGGAGGACCTCCGCCGCGACATGCGGGAGACCAACAGCGAGGCCAAGCGGAAGAAGTACGCCAAGCGCCTGAAGGTGGCCGAGGCCTTCCGCGTCTCGGGCAACCGCCCCGAGTGGATGATGCTGGACGTCATCCCCGTCATCCCGCCCGACCTGCGTCCGCTCGTCCCCCTGGACGGTGGCCGCTTCGCGACGTCCGACCTCAACGACCTGTACCGCCGCGTCATCAACCGCAACAACCGCCTCAAGCGGCTCCAGGAGCTGAACGCGCCGGACATCATCATCCGCAACGAGAAGCGGATGCTGCAGGAGGCCGTGGACGCGCTGTTCGACAACGGCCGCCGTGGCAAGACCATCACCGGCCCGAACAAGCGGCCGCTGAAGTCGCTGTCCGACATGCTCAAGGGCAAGCAGGGCCGGTTCCGCCAGAACCTGCTCGGCAAGCGCGTGGACTACTCGGGCCGCTCCGTCATCGTCGTGGGCCCGGAGCTCAAGCTCCACCAGTGCGGCCTGCCGAAGATCATGGCGCTCGAGCTCTTCAAGCCGTTCATCTACAACAAGCTCGAAGAGAAGGGCTACGTCACCACCATCAAGAGCGCCAAGAAGATGGTGGAGAAGGAGCGTCCCGAGGTGTGGGACATCCTCGAGGACGTGATCCGCGAGCACCCGGTGCTCCTCAACCGCGCCCCCACGCTGCACCGCCTCGGCATGCAGGCCTTCGAGCCGGTCCTCATCGAGGGCAAGGCCATCCAGCTGCACCCGCTGGTGTGCGCCGCCTTCAACGCGGACTTCGACGGCGACCAGATGGCCGTGCACGTGCCGCTCTCCATCGAGGCTCAGATGGAGGCGCGCGTGCTGATGATGTCCACCAACAACATCCTCAGCCCCGCACACGGCAAGCCCATCATCGTCCCCACGCAGGACATGGTGCTCGGCATCTACTACATGACGCGCGCCCGTGAGTTTGCCCACGGCGAGGGCCGCGTGTTCGCCTCGCCCGAGGAAGTGCGCGCCGCGTACGATCACGGCGAGGTGCACCTCCAGGCGAAGGTCGTCTGCCGCATCAACGGCAAGCGCAAGGAGACCACGGTGGGCCGCGTCCTGCTGTGGGACATCGTCCCGCGCAAGGTCGGCTTCGACGCCATCAACAAGGTGCTCGACAAGAAGTCGCTCGGCTCGCTCATCGACCTCTGCTACCGCCTCACCGGCGAGAAGGAGACGGTGCTCTTGGCCGACCGCATCCGCAGCCTCGGCTACACCAACGCGACCCGCGCCGGCATCTCCATCGCGCTCAAGGACATGGTCATTCCTGCCAAGAAGCAGGAGTTCCTGGACTACGCGAACAAGGAAGTGGCGGAGATCGAGAACCAGTACCTCGAGGGCCTCATCACCGACGGTGAGCGCTACAACAAGGTCATCGATATCTGGGCGGAGATCACCGAGAAGGTCGCCAGCGAGATGATGCAGCAGATCTCGCAAGAGGAAGCCTCGGGAGAGGGCAAGGAGGGCAAGCGCGAGACGCGCAAGCAGCCGTCCTTCAACCCCATCTACATCATGGCCGACTCCGGTGCCCGTGGCTCTGCCCAGCAGATCCGCCAGCTGGCCGGTATGCGTGGCCTCATGGCCAAGCCCTCGGGTGAAATCATCGAGACGCCCATCACGGCGAACTTCCGTGAAGGCCTCTCGGTGCTCCAGTACTTCATCTCCACCCACGGTGCCCGCAAGGGTCTGGCCGACACGGCGCTCAAGACCGCCAACTCCGGTTACCTCACCCGCCGTCTCGTGGACGTGGCGCAGGACGCCATCATCAACGAGTACGACTGCGGCACCATGGACGGTCTGTTCATCGGTTCCCTGGTCGAGGGCGGCGAGATCATCGAGCCGCTCGGCGAGCGCATCCTGGGCCGCGTGGCCTTGGACGACATCCTCGATCCCGTCACGGGCGAGGTGCTGGTGCGCGCCAACGAGGAGATCGACGAGGACCGCGTCCGCCGCATCGAGAACAGCGGTCTGGACAAGGTGAAGATCCGCTCGGTGCTCACCTGCCAGGCCAAGCGCGGCATCTGCGTGGAGTGCTACGGCCGTGACCTGGCCCGTGGCCGCAAGGTGTCCATCGGCGAGGCCGTGGGCGTCATCGCGGCGCAGTCCATCGGCGAGCCGGGTACCCAGCTCACGATGCGCACGTTCCACATCGGTGGTACGGCGACGCGGCGCGCGGAGCAGTCCAGCCTCGAGAACCGCTACAGCGGCACGGTGAAGTTCGCGGGCCTCATCACGGTGCAGAAGACGGACGGCACCCTGGTGGCCATGAACCGCAACGGCGAGCTCGTCGTGGTGGACGACAGCGGCCGCGAGCGCGAGCGCTACCAGGTCATCTACGGCGCCCGTATCCTCGTGAAGGAGGGCCAGCGCCTCGAGGCTGGCACGCTCCTGGCCGAGTGGGATCCGTTCGCGATTCCGCTGCTCACCGAGGTGGGCGGTGTCGTGCGCTACGAGGACATCATCGAAGGCGTCACGATGAGCGAGGCCCTCGACGAGGTGACCGGCCTCAGCCGCAAGACGGTCATCGAGTCGAAGGATCCCGAGGCCCGTCCGCGCATCACCATCCGTGATGCGAACGGCAACGTGAAGGAGCTGCCCAGCTCCCGCAACCCGGCGAGCTACTTCCTGCCCCAGGGCTCGATCATCACCGTCAACGATGGTGACGAGATCCACCCGGGCGAAGTCATCGCCAAGGTGCCGCGCGAGACGACGAAGACCAAGGACATCACGGGCGGTCTGCCCCGCGTGGCCGAGCTCTTCGAGGCGCGCAAGCCGAAGGACGCGGCGGCGATCGCGGAGATCGACGGCGTGGTGTCGTTCGGCAAGGACACCAAGGGCAAGCGCAAGCTCATCATCACCCCCGAGGTGAACAACGAGGCGCGCACGGACCTGGCCAAGGAGTACCTGATCTCCAAGGGCAAGAACATCAGCGTGCACTCGGGGGACCGCGTGAAGGCGGGCGAGGCCCTGATGGACGGCTCCGCCAACCCGCACGACATCCTCAAGGTGCTCGGCGAGAAGGAACTGGCGCGCTACCTGGTGGACGAGGTGCAGGAGGTCTACCGCCTCCAGGGCGTGAAGATTAACGACAAGCACATCGAGACGATCGTCCGGCAGATGCTGCGCCGGGTGCGCGTCACCGAGGTGGGCGACACCAACTTCCTGGTCGACGAGCAGGTCGAGAAGTGGGTGTTCGAGGAGGAGAACGAGAAGGTCATGTCCGAGGGCAAGCGCCCCGCGGTGGGCGAGCCGTTGCTGCTCGGCATCACCAAGGCCTCGCTCTCCACCGAGTCGTTCATCTCGGCGTCCTCCTTCCAGGAGACCACCAAGGTGCTCACCGAGGCCGCCATCAACGGCAAGGTCGACTACCTGCGTGGCCTCAAGGAGAACGTCATCATGGGCCGCCTCATCCCCGCGGGCACGGGTCTGCCGAACTACCGCCACCTCGACATCGAAGTGGAGAGCCCGACCGACGAGGTCAACGAGATGGAGGCCGCCCTGGCCGCCACCCACGGAGACTCGTCCTCGATGCAGTCCCTCTCGTCGCGCTCCGAGGGGACGCAGACCTCAGGCGCTGCCTAG
- a CDS encoding antibiotic biosynthesis monooxygenase family protein, translated as MSIAKTPPPPYVAVIFTSLRTSVDEGYAQTSEEMTAMAEGQPGFLGVESNRGADGLGITVSYWRDMESVRAWKAVAEHRMAQKLGRERWYRAYCTRVAVVEREYGFSV; from the coding sequence ATGAGCATCGCGAAAACGCCCCCCCCGCCCTACGTGGCGGTCATCTTCACCTCCCTGCGCACCTCGGTTGACGAAGGCTATGCGCAGACGTCCGAGGAGATGACTGCCATGGCAGAGGGGCAGCCAGGTTTTCTGGGGGTGGAAAGCAACCGCGGCGCGGACGGGTTGGGGATTACGGTTTCGTACTGGCGCGACATGGAGTCCGTGCGCGCCTGGAAAGCGGTGGCCGAGCATCGGATGGCCCAGAAACTCGGACGCGAACGGTGGTATCGCGCGTACTGCACCCGTGTCGCGGTGGTGGAGCGGGAGTACGGATTCTCCGTGTAA
- a CDS encoding phasin family protein has protein sequence MDKPEAPREKHPVAETFERIWSQALLAVSTAEEEVNRTLQRVASTAGWSQEEVKRQARDFTERLVGHRRDLERNVEEAVRGTLTRLKVPRREELQDFEARLARLAARIDALGQQK, from the coding sequence ATGGACAAGCCAGAGGCCCCCCGAGAGAAGCACCCTGTTGCAGAGACGTTCGAGCGGATCTGGAGCCAGGCGCTCCTGGCCGTCTCGACCGCCGAGGAAGAGGTGAACAGGACCCTCCAGCGCGTGGCCTCCACGGCCGGCTGGAGCCAGGAAGAGGTGAAGCGCCAGGCACGTGATTTCACGGAGCGTCTGGTGGGGCACCGCCGGGACCTGGAGCGCAATGTCGAGGAAGCCGTCCGGGGAACATTGACCCGGCTGAAGGTCCCCCGGCGAGAGGAGCTGCAGGACTTCGAGGCGCGGCTGGCGAGGCTTGCCGCACGCATCGATGCCCTGGGGCAGCAGAAGTGA
- a CDS encoding helix-turn-helix transcriptional regulator translates to MEELGRFTAARELSGPQRWPLHLSQPCFAAQNLNLCWRRMFDVGQWTSQHENGSLALKLTGWEGEPHLCDWNTGYLRSALELLGWQVNQFEHTAGPACGETACAFNAVVQWKSGVVRVRKLTSETELLHMARALAQYSQAEELARLIVELIRAQLDCADAQLWVREDEGEEMRLLCTAGEWRRGSQRSCLLLETRGRTVGRIEVRHVQAQLDQAAAHLLDELLPFMASSLANALGSRAPAPGTVRNDDEAFSQRLLAARHLWALTARQADVLTLAVQGKTNKEIALELGCQKSTVELHMSHILRKCGADNRSMLTSSFWSLR, encoded by the coding sequence ATGGAAGAACTCGGCCGCTTCACGGCCGCGCGGGAGCTCTCTGGACCCCAGCGATGGCCGCTTCACCTGTCGCAGCCCTGTTTCGCGGCACAGAACCTGAACCTCTGCTGGCGAAGAATGTTTGATGTGGGCCAGTGGACGTCCCAGCATGAGAACGGATCCCTGGCGCTGAAGCTCACCGGATGGGAGGGAGAGCCGCACCTCTGTGATTGGAACACAGGGTATCTTCGCTCCGCGCTCGAGCTGCTGGGGTGGCAGGTGAACCAGTTCGAGCACACGGCAGGGCCTGCCTGTGGCGAAACCGCCTGTGCCTTCAACGCCGTGGTGCAATGGAAGTCCGGCGTTGTCCGCGTGCGCAAGCTCACCTCCGAGACGGAACTCCTCCACATGGCGCGTGCGCTCGCGCAGTACTCACAGGCGGAGGAGTTGGCACGTCTTATCGTCGAGCTCATCCGAGCCCAGCTGGACTGTGCGGACGCACAGCTCTGGGTCAGGGAGGATGAGGGAGAAGAGATGCGGCTGCTTTGCACAGCCGGTGAGTGGCGACGCGGGAGCCAGCGGAGCTGCCTCCTGCTCGAGACGCGAGGACGCACGGTCGGGCGCATCGAAGTGCGCCATGTCCAAGCGCAGCTCGATCAGGCCGCCGCCCACCTCCTCGATGAGTTGTTGCCCTTCATGGCCAGCAGCCTGGCCAACGCACTCGGCTCGCGTGCCCCGGCACCGGGGACGGTGCGGAACGACGACGAGGCCTTCAGCCAACGGCTGCTGGCCGCCAGGCACCTCTGGGCGCTCACCGCGCGCCAAGCCGACGTCCTCACGCTGGCGGTCCAGGGTAAGACAAACAAGGAGATTGCCCTGGAGCTCGGCTGCCAGAAGAGCACGGTCGAGCTGCACATGTCGCACATCCTCAGAAAATGTGGGGCAGACAATCGAAGCATGCTCACGTCCAGCTTCTGGTCGCTGCGCTGA
- the tgl gene encoding social motility TPR repeat lipoprotein Tgl, translated as MPRLIPAWPLALALVLSGCKHIPTEKERQSSEIHYNLGIQAQQAGSIQEALSEFQQAVALDPDNADARNALGIVLHLSFGRHAEALAEYEKALELRPNFSEARSNLGNVYLDQGRYDEAIRTYEQVLNDMLYPTPFIAQSNLGWAYFKKGDTAKALENIKSAVTLNPNFCRGYQNLGFIYDQTGDTEEACRQFSRYREMCPDVADAYMREGVCQAKMGKADAARESFTTCENKAAQPALKDECRRLREHL; from the coding sequence ATGCCCCGTCTCATTCCTGCCTGGCCCCTGGCGCTCGCCCTCGTGCTCTCCGGCTGCAAGCACATTCCCACCGAGAAGGAGCGCCAGAGCTCGGAGATTCACTACAATCTGGGCATCCAGGCCCAGCAGGCTGGCAGCATCCAGGAGGCGCTGAGCGAGTTCCAGCAGGCCGTGGCGCTGGATCCCGACAACGCCGATGCCCGCAATGCCTTGGGCATCGTCTTGCACCTGTCCTTTGGGCGCCATGCGGAGGCCCTCGCGGAGTACGAGAAGGCGCTCGAGTTGAGGCCGAACTTTTCAGAGGCCCGGTCGAACTTGGGCAACGTCTACCTGGATCAGGGGCGCTACGACGAGGCCATTCGGACGTACGAGCAGGTGCTCAACGACATGCTCTATCCCACCCCCTTCATTGCTCAGAGCAACCTGGGCTGGGCGTACTTCAAGAAGGGCGACACGGCCAAGGCGCTGGAGAACATCAAGTCCGCGGTGACGCTCAACCCGAACTTCTGCCGGGGCTACCAGAACCTGGGGTTCATCTATGACCAGACGGGCGACACGGAAGAAGCGTGCCGCCAGTTCTCCCGGTACCGGGAGATGTGTCCGGATGTGGCGGATGCCTACATGCGTGAGGGGGTCTGCCAGGCGAAGATGGGCAAGGCGGATGCAGCGCGTGAGAGCTTCACGACGTGTGAGAACAAGGCGGCCCAACCGGCCCTGAAGGACGAATGCCGCCGCCTCCGGGAGCACCTGTAG
- a CDS encoding vWA domain-containing protein — MIRLCLLAALLVASGCDNVAGDPGRGEAVPTVAPPRVSPVELLPPTVDRSVTQRVEVRDPPVAPSVQVDVQRQVEGIVDILWVVDDSGSMANQRETLTLNFSRFLEELLRLQVRFQIGVISTNFVDRGVLRGTTKIITGETPEPRQVFLQNTAFPASSRARLEQGLRMMELALTEPNLSGANAGFLRPNAALAVIVVTDEDDGSYGDPAYYARFLRSLKGPGNENLSSLSIIGGTTPDGCFPPGEEVYFGGRADPAFRYSAVATRTGGIVGSICDASFESTLVKIASALNSLRRAFPLSLKPVPATLHVLVNGTPVPRDLVNGWQYRADTQSVAFLGNYVPPPGALLRFEYALAPP, encoded by the coding sequence ATGATTCGTCTCTGCCTGCTCGCGGCGCTGCTGGTGGCCTCCGGCTGCGACAACGTGGCAGGAGACCCAGGTCGGGGCGAGGCCGTGCCCACGGTGGCCCCCCCGCGTGTCTCTCCTGTCGAGCTGCTGCCTCCCACCGTGGACCGCTCCGTCACACAGCGTGTCGAGGTGAGGGATCCTCCCGTGGCACCCTCGGTGCAAGTGGACGTCCAGCGCCAAGTCGAAGGCATCGTCGACATTCTCTGGGTGGTGGATGACTCCGGCTCGATGGCCAACCAGCGCGAGACGCTCACCCTCAACTTCTCGCGATTCCTGGAGGAACTGTTGCGGCTCCAGGTGCGCTTCCAGATCGGCGTCATCTCCACCAACTTCGTCGACCGGGGGGTGCTGCGCGGCACAACGAAGATCATCACCGGGGAGACTCCGGAGCCGCGTCAGGTGTTCCTTCAGAACACCGCCTTTCCCGCCTCCTCGCGGGCCCGCCTGGAGCAGGGCTTGCGGATGATGGAACTGGCGTTGACCGAGCCCAACCTCAGCGGGGCCAATGCGGGATTCCTGCGGCCCAACGCTGCCCTGGCGGTCATCGTGGTGACAGACGAGGACGACGGCTCCTATGGCGATCCCGCCTATTACGCCCGGTTCTTGCGCAGCCTGAAGGGCCCGGGCAACGAGAACCTCTCCTCGCTCTCCATCATCGGGGGAACGACTCCGGATGGCTGCTTCCCTCCAGGCGAAGAGGTCTACTTTGGTGGGCGGGCCGATCCCGCCTTCCGCTACAGCGCCGTCGCCACACGCACGGGCGGCATCGTCGGCTCCATCTGCGACGCCTCTTTCGAGAGCACGCTGGTGAAGATCGCCTCGGCGCTCAACAGCTTGCGCCGCGCCTTTCCCCTGTCTCTGAAACCCGTCCCCGCCACCCTTCATGTGCTCGTCAATGGCACGCCCGTGCCCAGAGACTTGGTGAACGGGTGGCAGTACCGCGCGGACACCCAGAGCGTCGCTTTCCTGGGAAATTACGTCCCTCCCCCGGGCGCGCTCTTGCGCTTCGAGTACGCCCTCGCCCCCCCTTGA
- a CDS encoding lytic transglycosylase domain-containing protein — MTSSPARARGAKWLAWLHASSAGCAKLPLIAGMALVVSARVIPVLSQPAPAPVLSVAVVTESASHDASLIDAVLAKRAPELGLTLRRQLGQAIAEEAHRSGYDPLLILAVIDVESDFAEEAISEKGARGLMQIKPSTLHFLAEKEGLRLTREEVAADPALCVRLGIRYLRTLQERFGGDLELALMAYNAGPTRIRKALKDKELEAFRRYPRLVKRDFRRFREGEGLGGDWALAQRDGNTEPATP; from the coding sequence GTGACTTCCTCGCCCGCGCGAGCGCGGGGAGCGAAGTGGCTGGCGTGGCTCCACGCGTCAAGCGCGGGGTGCGCCAAGCTGCCGCTGATCGCCGGAATGGCGCTGGTGGTGTCCGCCCGCGTGATTCCGGTGCTCAGTCAGCCTGCGCCCGCCCCGGTGCTCTCCGTGGCCGTGGTGACGGAGTCCGCCTCACATGACGCCTCGCTGATTGACGCGGTGCTGGCCAAGCGTGCTCCCGAACTGGGCCTCACCCTGCGTCGCCAGCTCGGTCAGGCCATCGCCGAGGAAGCCCACCGCTCTGGGTATGATCCGCTGCTGATCCTGGCCGTCATCGACGTGGAGTCGGACTTCGCGGAGGAGGCCATCTCCGAGAAGGGGGCCCGGGGGCTGATGCAGATCAAACCCAGCACCCTGCATTTTCTGGCCGAGAAGGAAGGTCTGCGCCTGACCCGGGAGGAGGTCGCGGCGGATCCCGCCCTGTGCGTCCGCCTGGGCATCCGCTACCTGCGGACCTTGCAGGAGCGCTTCGGAGGAGACCTGGAGCTGGCCCTGATGGCCTACAACGCGGGGCCCACCCGCATTCGCAAGGCCCTCAAGGACAAGGAGTTGGAAGCCTTCCGCCGTTATCCCCGGCTGGTCAAACGGGACTTCAGGCGCTTCCGCGAGGGAGAGGGCCTGGGGGGCGACTGGGCCCTCGCACAGCGGGATGGGAATACCGAACCCGCGACCCCGTAA
- a CDS encoding helix-turn-helix domain-containing protein: MDHLDFGKYLTQQRELRGMSRADISRSTKIPPSLITALEEGQVERLPARVFVVSYIRAYAQVIGLEPEEAVLRYEEVHKATPAPTPAALERERRRRAWVGLTVMVLVLLLGVCAFLVATGKIPNPFGG; the protein is encoded by the coding sequence GTGGACCATCTCGACTTTGGCAAGTACCTCACCCAGCAGCGGGAACTGCGCGGCATGTCCCGGGCGGACATCTCCCGGTCGACGAAGATCCCTCCCAGCCTCATCACCGCGCTGGAAGAGGGACAGGTCGAGCGGTTGCCCGCGCGCGTCTTCGTCGTGAGCTACATCCGGGCGTATGCGCAGGTCATTGGCCTCGAGCCTGAAGAGGCCGTGCTGCGTTACGAGGAAGTCCACAAAGCCACCCCCGCGCCCACCCCCGCCGCACTGGAGCGGGAGCGGCGGCGGCGCGCCTGGGTGGGGCTGACGGTGATGGTGCTCGTCCTGCTCTTGGGCGTGTGCGCCTTCCTCGTGGCGACAGGGAAGATTCCGAACCCTTTCGGGGGTTGA
- the recO gene encoding DNA repair protein RecO — protein sequence MERFVDEALVLSTVDYGEADRMVTLLTRQHGKLTAFAAGARKSKRRFAGALEPFMYLRVHLVETRGSTVRLDSTDILAGYYAARQELPLIARALYAVEMCRELTRDHEPHPELFALLEEYLVRLNAKEAGPTSLLAFELSALAHAGLMPRFDACALCGGEPGERPRFDQAHGGAVCEPCGVRARDAVAVPAALLAGLRALQEGHRTPLAPELRAQARGILNVFIAHHLGRRLKSVDFMAQVGLD from the coding sequence ATGGAGCGGTTCGTTGACGAGGCGCTGGTGCTGTCCACCGTGGACTACGGGGAGGCAGACCGGATGGTGACGCTCCTGACGCGTCAGCACGGCAAGCTCACGGCTTTCGCTGCCGGGGCGCGGAAGAGCAAGCGGCGGTTCGCGGGGGCGCTCGAGCCGTTCATGTACCTGCGGGTCCACCTCGTGGAGACGCGCGGCAGTACGGTGCGATTGGACTCCACCGACATCCTGGCGGGCTACTACGCCGCGCGGCAGGAACTGCCCCTCATTGCCCGGGCCTTGTACGCCGTGGAGATGTGCCGCGAACTGACGCGCGACCATGAGCCTCACCCGGAGCTGTTTGCTCTCCTGGAGGAGTACCTCGTCCGGCTGAATGCCAAGGAAGCAGGCCCGACCTCGCTGCTCGCCTTCGAGCTGTCCGCGCTGGCGCACGCGGGCCTGATGCCCCGTTTCGATGCCTGCGCGTTGTGTGGTGGCGAGCCCGGGGAGCGCCCGAGGTTCGATCAGGCGCATGGGGGCGCGGTGTGCGAGCCATGCGGTGTGCGAGCCCGGGACGCGGTGGCGGTGCCCGCCGCGTTGCTGGCGGGACTGCGCGCGTTGCAGGAGGGCCATCGCACGCCCCTGGCCCCGGAGTTGCGCGCCCAGGCGCGGGGAATCCTCAACGTCTTCATCGCGCACCACCTGGGCCGCCGCCTCAAGAGCGTGGACTTCATGGCCCAGGTGGGGCTGGACTGA